A window of Gavia stellata isolate bGavSte3 chromosome 21, bGavSte3.hap2, whole genome shotgun sequence contains these coding sequences:
- the SNRPD3 gene encoding small nuclear ribonucleoprotein Sm D3 yields MSIGVPIKVLHEAEGHIVTCETNTGEVYRGKLIEAEDNMNCQMSNITVTYRDGRVAQLEQVYIRGSKIRFLILPDMLKNAPMLKSMKNKNQGSGAGRGKAAILKAQVAARGRGRGMGRGNIFQKRR; encoded by the exons ATGTCGATTGGAGTGCCAATTAAAGTCCTGCACGAGGCTGAAGGCCATATTGTGACATGCGAGACCAATACAGGAGAAGTTTACCGAGGCAAACTTATTGAAGCTGAAGACAACATGAATTGTCAG ATGTCCAACATAACGGTGACATACAGAGATGGACGAGTGGCACAGCTTGAACAGGTGTACATCAGAGGTAGCAAGATACGGTTTCTCATTTTACCAGATATGTTGAAGAATGCTCCTATGCTAAAGAGCATGAAGAATAAAAACCAGGGTTCTGGAGCTGGGCGAGGAAAAGCAGCTATTCTCAAAGCTCAAG tggctgCAAGAGGAAGAGGCCGTGGTATGGGCCGTGGCAACATTTTCCAGAAGCGAAGATAA
- the GUCD1 gene encoding protein GUCD1, which produces MKSPREAGEPPPVDCIQLNVPVIQQLYHWDCGLACSRMVLQYLNHLDNDEFQKAIQELQLTKSIWTIDLAYLMRHFGVKHKFCTQTLGVDKGYKNQSFYRKHFDTEENRVNQLFAQAKACKVLVEKCTVTVQDIENHLSQGHVAIVLVNAVLLLCDLCSSPVKYCCFLPIGQKCFCRNPDYQGHFIVLCGYNKASGSIYYNNPAYADRTCCTSISNFEEARTSYGTDEDILFIYTDS; this is translated from the exons ATGAAGAGCCCCCGGGAGGCCGGGGAGCCGCCGCCAG TTGACTGCATCCAGCTGAACGTGCCAGTCATTCAGCAGTTGTACCACTGGGACTGTGGGTTAGCCTGCTCCAGGATGGTGCTTCA GTACTTGAATCATTTGGACAACGATGAATTTCAGAAAGCCATCCAGGAACTCCAGTTAACAAAGAGTATCTGGACTATTGACCTAGCCTACCTAATGCGGCACTTTGGTGTTAAGCATAAATTTTGCACCCAGACGCTTGGAGTGGACAAGGGCTACAAAAATCAG TCATTTTACAGGAAGCACTTTGACACAGAAGAGAATCGAGTGAATCAGCTCTTTGCACAAGCCAAAGCCTGCAAGGTGCTGGTAGAGAAGTG cacagtAACTGTTCAAGACATCGAAAACCACCTGTCCCAAGGTCATGTGGCCATCGTCTTAGTGAATGCAGTCCTGCTATTGTGTGATCTTTGCTCAAGTCCTGTCAAAtactgctgcttcctccccatTGGACAGAAGTGCTTCTGCAGGAATCCTGACTACCAGGGCCATTTCATTGTGTTATGTGGCTACAACAAAGCCTCAGGGAGCATTTACTACAACAACCCTGCCTATGCTGACC GAACATGCTGCACCAGCATCAGTAACTTTGAGGAAGCCAGGACAAGTTACGGCACTGATGAAGATATTCTGTTCATCTACACAGACAGCTGA